In Candidatus Margulisiibacteriota bacterium, the genomic stretch GTGGTTGTTGGCGGTGGCATTATAAAATAATGAAGTCTTATCGGGTAATTTATTCTGGTAAGGTTCAGGGCATAGGCTTTCGTTATACAGTGAAAAGAATAGCAGATAAATACAATATTGTTGGTTGGGTGAGAAACCTTAGTGATGGTAGTGTTGAGGTTTTTGTGCAAGGAGAAGAATTAACTGTTTTATCTTTTTTACAAGGCGTAGAAAGTTACTTCAAAGACAATATTAGGGATAAAAAAAAGCT encodes the following:
- a CDS encoding acylphosphatase; this encodes MKSYRVIYSGKVQGIGFRYTVKRIADKYNIVGWVRNLSDGSVEVFVQGEELTVLSFLQGVESYFKDNIRDKKKLEEIVADVFGFQIRY